The Microbacterium sp. SORGH_AS_0862 region CGCCGAGGATCGCGGCCGCGTCGCCGAGATCGTCGGCGCCCGAGGCGGACGCGCCGGCGGCGGCGGCTCGCGTGCGGAACTCGCCGGAGATGTTCAGGACGCCGCGGCGCTGTACGTCGTGGTCGATCACGTCGTCGTGAACGACGAAGGCCGCGTGCAGCAGTTCGAAGGCGGCGGCGACCTCGTACACGGGCGTCAGCGCCTCGTCCGGGCCGTCGAACGCGAGATACGCGCCCACCACGTTCGCCGGCCGGAACCGCTTGCCGCCGGTGGCCGCGCGCGTCACCGCCGCGGTGAGCGCGGCGTACGCTTCTGCGCCGTCGGTCGCGCGACGACGGATGCGGGCCAGAGCCGCATCGACGGCGGCGTCGATCCCGGCGCGGTTGTCCGCGCTCAACCAGGAGATCATCGGGCCCCCGCCTGTATCCGCCGCTGGGCGACGAACAGATCGAGCTGACGGGCCTGCAGCACGAGCCAAGGACTGAACGCCCACTCGGCGGAATCCAGAGCCGTGACGAGGTCGGCAGGGTGCACCCATTGCGTCTCGAGCACTTCGAGAGGATTGGGCTGCGGCAGATTCTCGGCGCGTGCGATGTAGACCGGGCAGATCTCGTTCTCGACGATCCCGCTCGCATCGGTCGCGCGGTATCGGAAGAGGGGAAGGGCGAGTTCGATGTCGTTCAGGCGCAGTCCGAGTTCGGAGTCGGCGTGTCGCTTCACGGCGTTCAGGACGGGCTCGGCCGGTCGAGGATGTCCGCAGAACGAGTTGGTCCACACACCGGGCCAGGTCCGCTTGTGCAGAGCTCGGCGAGTGACGAGCACGCGGCCTTCGTCATCCAGAACGTGGCAGGAGAAGGCGAGATGCAGCGCAGTGTCTGTACCGTGGACACTGCTCTTGGGCGCAGTCCCGATCTGATTGCCCTCGTCATCCACGAGGATGACCTGTTCGATCTCGTCCATGCGCCCTTCCATTTTGCTAGCTTTACTAGCGAACTGAGTTCGATCGAGCATACATACGGCCTGAGGAGGTGTCCACATGGCGAGTCCCGCTGACTCTGACGATACGTCGCGTGATAAGGATCGTGCAGTATGGCGCGTCCTGTCAGCCGTGCGCGCCTTCAGCGACGCCATGGATCGCATGTACAGCGGCATGAAGGGCGACATGGACATGAACGCCACGGATCTCGCCGCCCTGCGCATGCTCATCATCCGCGAGCAGCGGGGACAGGACGTCAGTCCGCACGACATCGCACGGCACCTGCGGATCTCCACCGCCTCCACGACGAAGCTGGTGGACCGTCTGGCCGACTCGGGCCACGTCGTGCGCAAGCCGCATCCGGTCGATCGTCGGGCGAGGCTGATCTCGTTGACGGACAAGTCGCGCACCGACTTCACGCGCCACTTCCGCGGCAGCATCGACGCGATGCGGGATGTCGCGTTCGACTACTCGCCGACGGAGCTCGCGGTGATCGCGGACTTCCTCGAACGGATGTCGGTCGGTATCGACCCCGACGCGTGAGGAGACCAGAAGTCGGTTCGACCTGGGCTTTTCGGGCAAAGCAGAAGGCCCGGATCCGAGGATCCGGGCCTTCTTTTTGTTGCGGGGACAGGATTTGAACCTGCGACCTCTGGGTTATGAGCCCAGCGAGCTACCGAACTGCTCCACCCCGCGGCACAAGAGATAACACTAGCACGCGTTCGGGCAGTGCGCGAATCGAGGCGGTTGCCGAGGTCCCTCCGGGCCGGGAGGATGGGGGAGTGCCCGCCGTTCTCTCCCTCGCCGTCGCGCAGTTCGCGCCGATCGCCGACCGCGCCGCCAACCTGATTCGGATCCGTCTCCTCGCCGCGCAGGCCGCCGCTCGCGGAGCCCGAGTGCTCGTGCTCCCGGAATACAGCAGCTTCTTCGTCGACCCGTTCGACGCCTCGCTGCGGCAGAACGCCGAGCCCGGCCTCGACGGGCCGTTCGTGCGGGGCCTGCGCGACATCGCCCAGCGGGAGGACCTCACTCTCGTGGCGGGTCTGGTCGAGGCGGCGGATGCGGACCGCGTCCACAACACCGTCGTCGCGGTCGACGCCTCGGGTGTCGTCGCGAGCTACCGCAAGCAGCACCTCTACGACGCGTTCGGGCAGCAGGAGTCGGATTGGGTCGCTCCAGGGGAGCTCGACGAGCCGCAGACCTTCACCGTGGACGGCGTCGTCTTCGGCATCATGACCTGCTACGACCTGCGTTTCCCCGAGGCCGCGCGCCGCATCGTCGACGCCGGCGCGCACGTCGTCCTCGTGCCGGCCGAGTGGGTGCGCGGTCCGCTGAAGGAACAGCAGTGGCAGACCCTGCTGGCGGCGCGGGCGATCGAGAACACGGCGTTCGTCGCGGCGGCGGACCACCCCGCGCCCGTCGGCGTGGGCCACTCCGTCATCCTCGACCCGCAGGGCGTCGTGCTCGCCGGGCTCGCCGCAGGGGACGGAGTCGCGATCGCGCCGATCGACCTCGACGAGCTGGCCCGCGTCCGCGCCGTCAATCCGGCGTTGCAACTTCGGCGCTACCGCGTGGTCCCTCGCTGAGTCAGGCCAGCGCCGCCAGACGGTGCACGGCTTCGGCGATGACCTCGGGCCGCTTGCAGGCCGCGAA contains the following coding sequences:
- a CDS encoding MarR family winged helix-turn-helix transcriptional regulator, yielding MASPADSDDTSRDKDRAVWRVLSAVRAFSDAMDRMYSGMKGDMDMNATDLAALRMLIIREQRGQDVSPHDIARHLRISTASTTKLVDRLADSGHVVRKPHPVDRRARLISLTDKSRTDFTRHFRGSIDAMRDVAFDYSPTELAVIADFLERMSVGIDPDA
- the idi gene encoding isopentenyl-diphosphate Delta-isomerase — its product is MDEIEQVILVDDEGNQIGTAPKSSVHGTDTALHLAFSCHVLDDEGRVLVTRRALHKRTWPGVWTNSFCGHPRPAEPVLNAVKRHADSELGLRLNDIELALPLFRYRATDASGIVENEICPVYIARAENLPQPNPLEVLETQWVHPADLVTALDSAEWAFSPWLVLQARQLDLFVAQRRIQAGAR
- a CDS encoding carbon-nitrogen hydrolase family protein produces the protein MPAVLSLAVAQFAPIADRAANLIRIRLLAAQAAARGARVLVLPEYSSFFVDPFDASLRQNAEPGLDGPFVRGLRDIAQREDLTLVAGLVEAADADRVHNTVVAVDASGVVASYRKQHLYDAFGQQESDWVAPGELDEPQTFTVDGVVFGIMTCYDLRFPEAARRIVDAGAHVVLVPAEWVRGPLKEQQWQTLLAARAIENTAFVAAADHPAPVGVGHSVILDPQGVVLAGLAAGDGVAIAPIDLDELARVRAVNPALQLRRYRVVPR